The Hymenobacter sp. GOD-10R genome includes a window with the following:
- a CDS encoding ribose-phosphate pyrophosphokinase, producing the protein MPPQVKIFAGNASHELGEKIAAAYGTRLGDLSIQRFADAELGPSFNESVRGCAVFLIQSTFPPAENLMELMLMVDAAKRASAASVTIVMPYYGYARQDRKDKPRVSIGAKVVADFVQSVGTDRLMTCDLHAGQIQGFFDIPVDHLDGAAVTVPYIKSLNLENLIFASPDVGGVVRTRAIAKRFGAEIVVCDKMRLRANEIASMQVIGDVSGQDVVLVDDIVDTAGTICKAAELLMERGASSVRAIVTHALLSGPAHDRIKASVLEELIITDTIPLRQENEKIRVLSVSDLFAQAIRNVVTHESISSLFI; encoded by the coding sequence ATGCCTCCACAGGTCAAGATTTTTGCGGGCAACGCCTCCCACGAACTCGGTGAAAAGATAGCCGCCGCTTATGGCACACGCCTCGGCGACTTAAGCATTCAACGCTTTGCGGATGCGGAACTAGGGCCAAGCTTCAATGAAAGTGTGCGCGGTTGCGCTGTTTTTTTGATTCAAAGCACCTTCCCGCCGGCTGAAAACCTGATGGAGCTAATGCTAATGGTAGATGCGGCGAAACGCGCCTCGGCGGCTTCCGTCACGATTGTAATGCCGTATTACGGGTATGCACGCCAAGATCGTAAAGACAAGCCTAGGGTAAGCATTGGGGCCAAAGTAGTGGCTGACTTCGTACAAAGCGTAGGTACTGACCGCCTCATGACTTGTGACCTACATGCGGGTCAGATCCAAGGCTTCTTCGATATTCCTGTCGACCACCTCGATGGCGCGGCGGTGACGGTACCTTACATTAAATCGTTGAATCTGGAGAACCTCATCTTTGCGTCGCCTGACGTGGGTGGCGTCGTGCGGACGCGCGCCATTGCCAAACGCTTCGGTGCCGAAATAGTAGTCTGCGACAAGATGCGTTTGCGGGCCAACGAAATTGCTTCGATGCAGGTGATTGGCGACGTATCAGGACAGGACGTGGTGTTGGTCGATGATATTGTAGATACAGCAGGTACGATTTGCAAAGCCGCTGAGCTCCTCATGGAGCGGGGAGCTAGCTCCGTGCGCGCAATTGTAACCCATGCCTTACTTAGTGGACCAGCCCACGACCGCATCAAGGCCTCCGTTCTAGAAGAATTGATCATCACCGACACTATCCCGTTGCGCCAAGAAAACGAGAAAATCAGAGTGCTGTCCGTCTCGGATCTATTTGCGCAGGCTATTCGGAATGTGGTAACCCACGAATCAATTAGCTCGCTCTTTATATAA
- a CDS encoding acetyltransferase yields the protein MSDSASHASARPRLAIFGAGGLGREVLVLARQINEAAPTWDLAGFYDDSAPATSQIHDLPYLGTAADLNASHEPLYVVVAVGNSRHRAAIVRRLTSPLLRFARLIHPSVACQPYQHLQLGEGSIISQGCILTTDIYLGRHVLLNLGCTVGHDAVLEDFCSLMPHANVGGEAYLETGVYLGTNATVINQVRVGARTIVGAGAVAVRDLPPDCTAVGVPATVIKTHA from the coding sequence ATGAGTGATTCTGCCTCACACGCCAGCGCTCGTCCGCGTTTGGCCATTTTTGGTGCCGGCGGTTTAGGCCGCGAAGTACTCGTGCTGGCTCGGCAGATCAACGAAGCCGCTCCCACCTGGGACCTTGCCGGCTTCTACGACGACAGCGCCCCCGCTACTTCGCAGATTCATGACTTACCCTACCTAGGCACCGCCGCCGACCTGAACGCCAGCCACGAGCCGCTGTACGTGGTAGTGGCCGTAGGCAACAGCCGGCACCGGGCTGCCATCGTTCGACGGCTTACGTCTCCCCTGCTGCGCTTTGCCCGGCTTATTCATCCCTCCGTTGCGTGTCAGCCGTATCAGCACCTTCAGCTTGGCGAAGGCAGCATTATTAGCCAGGGGTGCATTCTGACCACCGACATCTACCTAGGCCGGCACGTGCTGCTGAACCTAGGCTGCACCGTGGGCCACGATGCGGTGCTGGAAGACTTCTGCTCGCTGATGCCGCACGCCAACGTGGGCGGGGAGGCGTACCTTGAAACGGGCGTTTATTTGGGCACGAATGCTACCGTTATCAATCAAGTACGGGTGGGGGCACGTACTATTGTGGGCGCCGGCGCCGTAGCAGTGCGCGACTTGCCCCCCGATTGCACCGCCGTGGGCGTGCCTGCCACTGTTATCAAAACCCATGCGTAG
- a CDS encoding sugar transferase — MSASYPTNWYRSWGKRLLDLALAGPLLLLTLPLLLSAVVLLAVANHGKVLFRQLRPGRHGALFTLYKLQTMNDARDSQGSLLPDAERLGRLGCWLRATSLDELPQLWNVLRGDLSLVGPRPLLPQYLPLYSATQARRHEILPGITGWAQVNGRNAISWQQKFAYDVWYVDRVSLGLDLRILVLTCWRVLRAQNITSAGQVTTTAFTGNQPTQAPPVA; from the coding sequence ATGTCTGCCTCCTATCCTACCAACTGGTATCGTTCCTGGGGTAAGCGCCTGCTCGATCTAGCATTGGCTGGGCCACTGCTGCTGCTTACGCTGCCGCTGCTGCTGAGCGCGGTGGTGCTGTTGGCGGTAGCGAATCACGGGAAGGTGTTGTTCCGGCAGCTGCGGCCCGGTCGGCATGGGGCGCTATTTACCCTTTATAAACTCCAGACGATGAACGACGCCCGCGATTCTCAAGGCTCTTTGCTCCCAGATGCTGAGCGCCTAGGTCGCCTAGGCTGCTGGCTGCGTGCCACCTCGCTCGACGAGTTACCGCAACTCTGGAATGTACTTCGCGGCGACCTAAGCCTAGTGGGCCCACGCCCATTGCTGCCCCAATATTTGCCGCTCTACTCCGCTACGCAGGCCCGGCGGCACGAAATATTACCGGGTATTACGGGGTGGGCGCAAGTCAATGGGCGCAATGCTATTTCCTGGCAGCAGAAGTTTGCCTACGATGTGTGGTATGTCGACCGAGTATCGCTTGGCTTGGATCTGCGCATATTGGTGCTCACCTGCTGGAGAGTACTACGTGCCCAAAATATTACGTCAGCGGGTCAGGTCACGACCACCGCTTTTACCGGCAATCAGCCGACCCAAGCTCCCCCTGTAGCATGA
- the atpD gene encoding F0F1 ATP synthase subunit beta has translation MANHGKITQVIGPVVDVSFAGEDTRLPNILDALEVTKDNGQVVILECQQHLGEDRVRTIAMDSTEGLTRGAEVRDLGSPISMPTGDGVKGRLFNVIGQAIDGIPQPKSNGGMSIHRSAPPFEDLATTSEVFFTGIKVIDLLAPYVKGGKIGLFGGAGVGKTVLIQELINNIAKAYSGLSVFAGVGERTREGNDLLREFIESDIIRYGDEFKHSMEQGGWDLTKVDQAELEKSQATLVFGQMNEPPGARARVALSGLTIAESFRDGDGSGAGRDILFFIDNIFRFTQAGSEVSALLGRMPSAVGYQPTLATEMGAMQERITSTKRGSITSVQAVYVPADDLTDPAPANTFAHLDATTVLSRKIAELGIYPAVDPLDSTSRILDAAVLGQEHYDTAQRVKEILQRYKELQDIIAILGMDELSEEDKQTVSRARRVQRFLSQPFFVAEQFTGLAGVLVDIKDTIRGFNEIIDGKYDHLPEAAFNLVGTIEDAVTKGERLIAEAK, from the coding sequence ATGGCGAATCACGGAAAAATCACCCAGGTCATTGGTCCCGTCGTGGACGTGAGCTTCGCGGGTGAAGACACACGCCTTCCTAATATCCTCGACGCGCTGGAAGTCACCAAAGACAACGGCCAGGTGGTTATCCTCGAGTGCCAGCAGCACCTCGGTGAAGACCGGGTACGTACGATTGCCATGGACTCGACCGAGGGCCTAACCCGCGGTGCTGAAGTTCGGGACCTAGGCTCGCCTATCTCCATGCCAACCGGCGATGGCGTGAAAGGTCGTCTGTTCAACGTAATTGGCCAAGCCATTGATGGTATTCCCCAGCCCAAGAGCAACGGCGGAATGTCTATTCACCGCTCGGCGCCGCCGTTTGAGGACCTCGCTACCACTTCGGAAGTATTCTTCACCGGTATCAAAGTAATCGACTTGCTTGCTCCTTATGTAAAGGGCGGTAAAATCGGTTTGTTCGGTGGTGCTGGTGTTGGTAAGACCGTTCTAATTCAGGAACTGATCAACAACATCGCCAAGGCCTACTCGGGTCTGTCGGTATTTGCTGGTGTGGGCGAGCGTACCCGCGAAGGCAATGACCTACTGCGCGAATTCATTGAGTCGGACATCATCCGCTACGGCGATGAGTTCAAGCACTCGATGGAGCAGGGCGGCTGGGACCTCACGAAAGTAGACCAAGCAGAACTTGAGAAGTCGCAGGCAACGCTGGTGTTCGGCCAGATGAATGAGCCTCCAGGAGCACGTGCTCGTGTGGCTCTGTCGGGTCTGACGATTGCCGAAAGCTTCCGCGACGGTGATGGTAGCGGTGCTGGTCGTGACATTCTGTTCTTCATCGACAACATCTTCCGCTTCACGCAGGCGGGTTCGGAAGTATCGGCTCTGCTGGGTCGTATGCCTTCGGCCGTAGGATATCAACCCACGCTGGCTACCGAAATGGGTGCCATGCAGGAGCGTATTACTTCAACTAAGCGTGGCTCTATCACGTCGGTACAGGCTGTATATGTGCCTGCCGATGACTTGACTGACCCGGCCCCGGCGAACACCTTCGCTCACTTGGATGCTACCACGGTATTGTCGCGTAAGATTGCTGAGCTAGGTATCTACCCCGCGGTAGACCCACTTGACTCGACGTCGCGCATCCTGGATGCTGCCGTACTTGGTCAAGAGCACTACGACACGGCTCAGCGCGTGAAGGAGATTCTGCAGCGCTACAAGGAACTGCAAGACATCATCGCCATCCTAGGTATGGACGAACTGTCGGAAGAAGATAAGCAGACAGTGTCGCGTGCCCGTCGGGTACAGCGCTTCTTGTCGCAGCCGTTCTTCGTAGCCGAGCAGTTCACGGGCCTAGCTGGTGTTCTTGTTGACATCAAAGACACCATCAGGGGCTTCAACGAAATCATCGACGGCAAGTACGATCACCTGCCCGAAGCGGCTTTCAACCTCGTGGGTACTATCGAGGATGCCGTAACGAAAGGTGAGCGTCTGATTGCAGAGGCGAAGTAA
- a CDS encoding DegT/DnrJ/EryC1/StrS family aminotransferase yields the protein MRSQDHDRIFLSPPHLGRHELNYVHKAIEDNWVAPVGPNIRGFEQELCQYTGARHCVALNSGTAAIHLGLAVLGVGPSDEVLCPSFTFVATANPITYLGATPVFVDSEPTTWNICPDRLREAIEDRVQRGKKPKALIVVHLYGMPAQVEPILALAAEYAIPVLEDAAEALGSRYAGRLLGTFGAISVLSFNGNKIITTSGGGALLTDNDEWARQAQFLATQAKDPAPHYEHSVTGYNYRLSNILAGIGRGQLELIEDRVKKRREIYAWYRQHLQSIPALQVGPAEPVGSRSNRWLTTVLLDSTQTDVTIEQLRQHLETRNIESRPLWKPLHLQPLFAEAPRYGGSVCEALFQRGLCLPSGSAMTETDLERIADALKEVL from the coding sequence ATGCGTAGCCAAGACCACGACCGAATTTTCCTCTCCCCACCGCACCTAGGTCGCCACGAGCTCAACTACGTGCACAAGGCCATTGAGGACAATTGGGTTGCGCCGGTCGGGCCGAATATTCGGGGCTTCGAGCAGGAGCTTTGCCAGTATACGGGGGCGCGGCACTGCGTGGCTCTAAACTCCGGCACGGCCGCTATTCACCTCGGGTTGGCAGTATTAGGCGTTGGCCCCAGCGACGAAGTGCTTTGTCCATCTTTCACGTTCGTTGCCACCGCCAACCCCATCACCTACCTAGGTGCCACACCGGTGTTCGTCGACAGCGAGCCTACTACTTGGAACATCTGCCCTGATCGGCTGCGCGAAGCCATCGAAGACCGGGTGCAGCGCGGCAAAAAGCCGAAAGCGCTCATTGTGGTGCACCTATACGGTATGCCTGCACAAGTCGAGCCCATCCTTGCTCTAGCCGCTGAGTACGCTATTCCAGTTCTGGAGGACGCCGCTGAAGCCTTAGGCTCACGCTATGCCGGACGTTTGCTAGGCACCTTCGGGGCCATTAGCGTGCTTTCATTTAATGGCAATAAGATCATTACCACCAGCGGCGGAGGCGCTCTGCTTACAGATAATGACGAGTGGGCCCGCCAAGCGCAATTCTTAGCTACCCAAGCGAAAGATCCGGCACCACATTATGAGCACTCCGTCACGGGTTACAACTATCGCCTCAGCAATATTCTCGCGGGTATCGGGCGCGGTCAATTGGAGCTGATCGAAGATCGAGTGAAGAAGCGGCGCGAGATTTACGCTTGGTACCGCCAGCACCTACAAAGTATTCCGGCCCTGCAAGTTGGCCCCGCCGAGCCCGTAGGCAGCCGCTCCAACCGCTGGCTCACGACCGTGCTCCTCGACTCTACGCAAACCGACGTCACCATCGAGCAGCTTCGCCAGCACCTCGAAACCCGTAACATTGAGTCCCGGCCCTTATGGAAGCCCTTGCATCTGCAGCCGCTTTTTGCGGAGGCACCTAGGTACGGCGGCTCCGTATGCGAGGCCCTTTTTCAGCGCGGCTTGTGCTTACCCTCCGGCTCCGCCATGACCGAGACCGATCTAGAGCGCATAGCGGACGCCCTGAAAGAAGTTCTTTAA
- a CDS encoding DUF3078 domain-containing protein, with amino-acid sequence MKRILTGFLLLLAFWAPGQVTAQTVPTDTTTLRPTSLWRKSFKAALNFQEATLSSNWRGGGVNTFGLNTLLNAHADYKRDIHSWDNEADFLYAFVSNKGQGYRKSLDRLYLDTKYGRALNPKWDMFISLNLLTQFADGYKYRDDASGNQGAQFISSTFAPAYVTLAYGFEYHPTTYFKVRLSPFAPRLTVVGRNQRFIPALGDNPYGVRPGHSTRWEILAAQILAEYDNDIAKNVNLKARYLLFANYGGDNLALRRVDHRLDASLTAKVNRYVNMALTGILLYDYDQDRGLQYSQGLTLGLLYTMQNYK; translated from the coding sequence ATGAAAAGAATTCTTACTGGTTTTCTACTTCTACTGGCTTTCTGGGCACCTGGGCAAGTCACGGCGCAAACCGTGCCTACTGATACAACAACGCTCAGGCCGACGTCATTGTGGAGAAAGAGCTTCAAAGCCGCGCTAAACTTTCAGGAGGCTACTCTTTCTTCCAACTGGCGCGGGGGCGGCGTCAATACCTTCGGCTTGAATACGTTGCTCAATGCCCACGCCGACTACAAACGCGACATTCACAGCTGGGACAACGAAGCTGATTTCTTATATGCGTTTGTTTCTAATAAAGGCCAGGGCTACCGCAAAAGCCTCGACCGGCTTTACTTAGACACCAAATACGGTCGGGCGCTCAATCCAAAGTGGGATATGTTCATCTCGCTTAATCTACTTACCCAATTTGCTGATGGCTACAAATACCGCGACGATGCTAGTGGTAACCAGGGTGCGCAGTTTATCTCGTCTACCTTCGCGCCGGCTTATGTTACACTAGCGTATGGTTTTGAATATCATCCAACAACCTACTTCAAAGTGCGCCTTTCGCCGTTTGCGCCCCGCCTGACTGTAGTAGGACGCAACCAGCGCTTCATTCCGGCCCTGGGCGACAATCCATACGGCGTGCGCCCCGGCCACTCAACACGGTGGGAAATACTAGCCGCACAGATTTTGGCTGAGTACGACAACGACATAGCCAAGAATGTCAATCTGAAAGCGCGCTACTTACTTTTCGCCAATTACGGCGGCGACAACTTAGCGCTGCGCCGCGTCGACCACCGCCTCGATGCAAGTCTTACTGCCAAAGTCAACCGGTACGTGAATATGGCTCTAACCGGCATTCTGCTCTACGACTACGATCAGGACCGTGGTCTACAATACAGCCAGGGCTTGACCCTAGGTTTGCTTTACACAATGCAGAATTATAAATAG
- the atpC gene encoding ATP synthase F1 subunit epsilon, whose translation MHLEIITPDRKVFAGEVTSAQFPGSDGLFEVLNNHAPLISALKAGTITVTSGGGREAFQIEGGVVEVLRNNVTVLAEGVAA comes from the coding sequence ATGCATTTAGAAATCATCACGCCAGACCGGAAAGTATTCGCCGGTGAAGTTACTTCGGCGCAGTTTCCGGGCTCCGATGGGTTGTTTGAAGTGCTCAACAATCACGCTCCTTTAATCAGCGCGCTAAAAGCCGGTACGATCACCGTAACGAGTGGTGGCGGCCGCGAGGCGTTTCAGATTGAAGGTGGTGTAGTAGAGGTACTGCGCAACAACGTAACGGTGCTGGCGGAAGGCGTTGCGGCCTAG
- a CDS encoding aminotransferase class I/II-fold pyridoxal phosphate-dependent enzyme — protein sequence MDIHPKITPIYQTSVFKFEDLNELELYFSEPGSRYLYSRNGNPNSDELAEAINRLEGGAGAMVTGSGMAAIFAAILAYCQAGDHVLCAADIYGGSSTLLNTELSRMAISVTYVPFEQFYDLQQFVRPTTRLMLVETMSNPLLRVANLGRLSEECHFHGLKLVVDNTFATPVLTQPLALGADIVLHSVTKYLSGHSDVTAGAVVAADESIAARLKQIGIVYGLTLSPMESWLAVRGLKTLRLRVREHSRNALAIANFLADHSAVREIYYPGLVQHPQHELAVAQGGGLFGGMMSILLADDAEVVNTFMRRTKYFPFAPSLAGVDSSLSYPLGTSHRALTSEQQQNLGITTGLVRLSIGIEPLEELMADLAQALD from the coding sequence ATGGATATTCATCCCAAGATTACCCCCATTTACCAGACTTCCGTTTTTAAGTTTGAAGACCTGAATGAGCTGGAGCTCTATTTCAGTGAACCCGGCAGCCGCTACTTGTATTCGCGGAACGGCAACCCCAACTCCGACGAGCTAGCCGAGGCCATTAACCGGCTCGAAGGCGGCGCGGGCGCTATGGTAACAGGCTCGGGCATGGCGGCCATTTTCGCGGCCATTCTCGCGTACTGCCAGGCTGGCGACCATGTATTATGTGCTGCCGATATCTACGGCGGATCCTCAACGCTACTGAACACGGAGCTTAGCCGCATGGCCATTTCGGTGACCTACGTGCCGTTTGAGCAGTTCTACGACTTGCAGCAGTTCGTACGGCCAACTACGCGCCTGATGCTCGTAGAAACGATGAGCAACCCCTTGCTGCGCGTGGCCAACCTAGGCCGCTTATCCGAGGAATGCCACTTTCATGGGTTAAAGCTGGTGGTGGACAACACATTTGCAACGCCCGTGCTGACGCAGCCACTCGCTTTGGGCGCTGATATTGTGCTGCACAGCGTCACGAAGTACCTCTCTGGGCACAGCGACGTGACAGCTGGCGCCGTGGTGGCAGCTGATGAGAGTATAGCCGCTCGCTTGAAGCAGATAGGCATCGTGTATGGTCTGACGCTGAGCCCAATGGAGAGTTGGTTGGCGGTGCGCGGGCTCAAAACATTGCGTTTGCGCGTACGAGAGCACAGCCGCAACGCGCTGGCCATTGCCAACTTCCTAGCCGATCATTCGGCGGTGCGCGAAATTTATTATCCTGGCCTCGTGCAGCACCCGCAGCATGAGCTAGCCGTAGCGCAGGGCGGCGGACTATTCGGCGGCATGATGTCCATTCTGTTGGCCGACGATGCCGAGGTAGTGAATACGTTTATGCGGCGGACTAAGTATTTTCCCTTCGCGCCTTCGCTGGCGGGTGTCGATTCGTCGCTTTCGTATCCGTTGGGCACTTCGCACCGCGCCCTCACGTCGGAGCAGCAACAGAACCTAGGTATCACAACGGGGCTGGTGCGCTTGTCTATTGGCATTGAGCCCTTAGAAGAGCTGATGGCTGACCTAGCACAAGCGCTGGACTAA
- the ispE gene encoding 4-(cytidine 5'-diphospho)-2-C-methyl-D-erythritol kinase, with protein MLVFPNAKLNLGLYITSQRPDGFRNLESVFVPLPWCDAFEVLPADAASLTLSGIPIPGDPATNLCWRAYELLKADFHLPPVQMHLHKAVPIGAGLGGGSGDAAFALRALADLFELNLSPEILEDYARRLGSDCAFFIRNKPVFAYEKGDVFEPISLNVTGMGCKVIYPGLHISTAEAYARVVPRAPRHDLRTSLAQPIEQWHELVSNDFEEALIPYYPILGELKQALYNAGAAYVSLSGSGSAVYGLFPGRETLPKLLLPEEFQVWDGVL; from the coding sequence ATGCTTGTCTTCCCAAACGCTAAACTCAACCTAGGTCTGTATATCACCAGCCAACGCCCCGATGGCTTTCGTAACTTGGAATCGGTCTTTGTGCCGCTACCTTGGTGCGACGCCTTCGAAGTACTGCCGGCCGATGCGGCCAGCCTGACGCTTAGTGGTATCCCTATTCCCGGCGACCCCGCGACTAATCTGTGCTGGCGAGCTTACGAGCTACTGAAAGCAGACTTTCATCTGCCGCCCGTGCAGATGCACTTGCACAAAGCAGTGCCCATTGGTGCGGGCCTAGGTGGTGGCTCGGGCGATGCGGCGTTTGCCCTACGCGCCTTAGCTGATCTGTTTGAGCTAAACCTCTCGCCTGAAATTTTAGAAGACTATGCTCGCCGGCTAGGGAGCGACTGCGCCTTTTTTATCCGTAATAAGCCGGTTTTTGCCTACGAAAAAGGGGACGTGTTCGAGCCGATTTCGTTAAACGTGACTGGTATGGGCTGCAAGGTGATTTATCCCGGCTTGCACATCAGTACGGCAGAGGCGTACGCTCGTGTCGTGCCGCGGGCGCCACGCCATGATTTGCGCACGAGCCTAGCACAACCCATTGAGCAGTGGCACGAGTTGGTGAGCAATGACTTCGAGGAAGCCTTGATTCCCTATTACCCCATACTGGGTGAGCTGAAGCAGGCGCTCTACAATGCGGGTGCCGCTTACGTTAGCCTATCTGGCTCTGGCTCGGCCGTATATGGCCTTTTTCCGGGGCGTGAAACATTGCCAAAACTGTTGTTACCGGAAGAGTTTCAGGTATGGGACGGCGTGCTGTAG
- a CDS encoding patatin-like phospholipase family protein has translation MTTSHTSLYPAPYSTTFAAATLPILSFFNARNAAIDQGRLFSKRFPPVWFRRLGLLFIFVQVLSGNLWGQSPGSRPQVGLTLSGGGARGLAHVGLLKALDSAQVHVDYVTGTSMGAVVGALYAAGYSGNEIEKIAQGLDWNALLTNAAQLSTITLPGKDDFGRYIVELPFENGSFRFPTGVIESEELWLKLSDLFFPYYRNKNFAQFQRGFRCVATDVFSGDPEVLRAGEIVQAIRASMAIPSVFTPVQYQGHRLVDGGVVRNFPVSEVKAMGAGVVIGSNVSAGAYTENSLRNPVDVLMQISSFKDNSDFKLQKVLCNVYVDYPLGDYTSGSFSAAGPILAIGNTRGRATFSKLQTLRDSLNSLYGPAPPVSLPHARADSVYIESYQVRGLGPAADSLLIRQLQLRTKRYYTATQISSSIRDAFGTRAFRKITYTLVPVSDSSAQIVFDVERSVPARVGLGVHYNSLTSIGLIGSVSLQDKLFPSSTSQLAVNIGESPRLRLKHIQYLTKRQNVVARFLAQAEQVEITTYTARFDKGGLYKQRYVLANAQLLKLINRNHGLGVGTRYEYGRFKPEITSRLQLNGRIHLLNSYLFYESNTLNAVAYPTRGRKLEVEYGYVYGQRPDYRILIDSTVVGTEQSPGLSFKPYEHSRLNFEQYTSLTKRSTLLLQAQAGINRRYRQSIANDFVIGGLSSVIRNQITFAGLPEAAIYTGSVATGLVGYQYAVGPRIFATAKFNVLYHDFINSNTKLQPAAFVYGGAITLGINSFLGPIDASLMYSNVTKKVLPYFNIGFPFGYR, from the coding sequence ATGACTACCAGCCATACTTCCTTATATCCAGCCCCTTACTCAACTACTTTCGCGGCAGCCACTCTACCCATACTTAGCTTTTTCAATGCCCGCAACGCAGCAATTGATCAGGGCCGTTTGTTTAGCAAGCGCTTCCCGCCAGTATGGTTTAGAAGGCTAGGTCTACTGTTCATCTTTGTTCAGGTACTCAGCGGTAACCTGTGGGGGCAGTCGCCAGGGTCGCGCCCACAGGTAGGACTTACCTTGAGCGGCGGTGGGGCGCGGGGCTTAGCTCACGTGGGCTTGTTGAAGGCGCTGGATTCGGCCCAAGTACACGTCGACTACGTCACCGGGACGAGTATGGGCGCGGTTGTGGGAGCGTTGTACGCGGCTGGCTACTCAGGGAACGAAATTGAGAAGATTGCGCAAGGTCTCGACTGGAACGCCCTATTAACAAACGCCGCTCAACTGAGCACGATTACGTTGCCGGGCAAAGACGATTTTGGCCGGTACATCGTCGAACTGCCATTCGAGAATGGTTCCTTCCGATTTCCCACGGGAGTTATTGAATCGGAAGAGTTGTGGCTGAAGCTTAGTGACTTGTTCTTTCCCTATTACCGCAACAAGAACTTCGCGCAATTCCAGCGAGGCTTCCGGTGCGTGGCCACCGATGTGTTTTCCGGCGACCCCGAAGTGCTTCGCGCGGGCGAAATTGTCCAGGCCATCCGGGCGAGTATGGCTATTCCGTCGGTTTTTACTCCTGTGCAGTACCAAGGGCACCGGCTTGTTGATGGAGGCGTCGTGCGCAACTTCCCGGTATCGGAAGTGAAGGCAATGGGGGCCGGTGTCGTTATTGGGAGCAACGTTTCGGCCGGAGCTTACACGGAAAACAGCTTGCGCAACCCTGTTGATGTGTTGATGCAAATTTCCTCTTTCAAGGACAACAGCGATTTCAAGCTTCAGAAAGTATTGTGCAATGTGTACGTCGACTATCCACTAGGTGACTACACCAGCGGGAGTTTCTCGGCGGCCGGCCCCATTCTGGCCATCGGCAACACGCGCGGACGTGCCACCTTTTCCAAACTACAAACATTGCGTGACTCGCTGAATAGCTTGTACGGCCCGGCCCCACCGGTGTCCCTTCCCCATGCACGTGCCGACTCTGTTTACATCGAAAGCTACCAGGTACGGGGGCTAGGTCCTGCCGCCGACTCTTTGCTTATACGCCAACTCCAGTTGCGCACTAAGCGCTACTATACTGCGACACAAATTTCTTCTTCTATTCGGGATGCTTTTGGCACACGCGCCTTCCGCAAAATCACATACACGCTGGTGCCTGTTTCCGATTCGTCGGCTCAGATCGTGTTTGACGTGGAGCGTAGTGTACCGGCACGGGTAGGGCTAGGCGTTCACTATAACTCCCTAACCAGCATTGGTTTGATTGGCAGCGTTTCGCTACAAGACAAGCTGTTCCCTTCTTCCACCAGCCAGCTTGCTGTGAACATTGGGGAAAGCCCACGGCTTCGCCTCAAACACATCCAATACCTTACCAAGCGCCAAAACGTAGTAGCGCGCTTCCTAGCCCAGGCTGAGCAAGTAGAAATTACGACGTACACTGCCCGGTTTGATAAGGGTGGTTTGTATAAACAGCGCTACGTGCTAGCTAATGCCCAGCTGCTCAAGCTCATTAACCGAAACCACGGGCTCGGCGTCGGGACGCGCTATGAGTATGGGCGTTTCAAGCCCGAAATAACGTCGCGGCTTCAACTCAATGGTCGTATCCATTTACTGAACAGCTACTTATTCTACGAAAGCAACACGCTCAACGCCGTAGCGTACCCGACTCGCGGCCGTAAGCTCGAAGTGGAATATGGCTACGTATACGGTCAACGTCCTGACTATCGAATACTTATTGACTCTACTGTTGTTGGCACCGAGCAGTCTCCCGGTTTATCCTTTAAACCGTACGAGCACTCCCGCCTAAACTTCGAGCAGTACACTTCTCTAACGAAGCGCAGCACGCTGCTGCTACAAGCGCAGGCAGGCATCAACCGACGCTACCGCCAATCCATTGCCAACGATTTTGTGATTGGCGGGCTTAGCAGCGTGATACGCAACCAAATTACGTTTGCTGGGCTGCCCGAGGCGGCCATTTACACAGGTAGCGTCGCTACGGGTTTGGTGGGCTATCAATATGCCGTGGGGCCGCGGATTTTTGCTACGGCCAAGTTCAACGTCTTGTACCACGATTTTATCAACAGCAATACCAAGCTGCAACCGGCTGCCTTCGTCTATGGTGGGGCCATTACCCTAGGTATCAACTCGTTCCTAGGGCCTATCGACGCGAGTTTGATGTACTCAAACGTCACGAAGAAGGTGTTGCCTTACTTCAACATTGGGTTCCCTTTTGGTTACCGATAG